The following coding sequences lie in one Megalodesulfovibrio gigas DSM 1382 = ATCC 19364 genomic window:
- a CDS encoding glycosyltransferase family 4 protein, producing the protein MRSASGSGGGPDKTIFAEASLIDPARVRLLCIYLRKPDDSLDGIRHRARDAGASLLEIPGRSLFDCTQFQALRHLLQRERVDVLHCHEPKGDLLGALMPLAASRVRIITTLHGWTAPRSRKSALFARLDRLCLRRFEQVLAVSRPLEHAARQAGARSVQYLPNGVDTLRWQPGQAATHPALAMLAPSWRWVGYVGRLSDEKAPERFVQMAARVVRAMPDAGFVLAGDGPCLDACRRLAGELGLGDHVVLTGRLEETAIRCLLDRLTLLVNPSRTEGLPNNVLEAMAMAVPVVATAVGGVPDLVQDGTTGVLIPPTQDDIPDALARAVLSLMRDPDLLRRMGQAGRARVEREFSFHARVETMTALYETLTRRA; encoded by the coding sequence TTGCGCAGCGCTTCGGGCAGCGGCGGCGGGCCGGACAAGACCATCTTTGCCGAGGCCTCGCTGATTGATCCCGCCCGGGTGCGCCTGCTGTGCATCTACCTGCGCAAACCTGATGACAGCCTGGACGGCATCCGCCATCGCGCCCGGGATGCCGGAGCCTCCCTGCTGGAGATTCCCGGCAGGTCGCTCTTCGATTGCACCCAATTCCAGGCCCTGCGCCATCTGTTGCAACGCGAGCGGGTGGACGTGCTGCATTGCCACGAGCCCAAGGGCGACCTGCTGGGCGCGCTGATGCCACTGGCGGCGTCCCGGGTCCGGATCATCACCACCCTGCATGGCTGGACCGCGCCCCGATCCCGCAAGAGCGCCCTGTTTGCCCGGCTGGATCGCCTGTGCCTGCGCCGGTTTGAGCAGGTGCTGGCCGTGAGTCGCCCCCTTGAGCACGCCGCCCGGCAGGCCGGAGCGCGCAGTGTGCAGTATCTGCCCAACGGCGTGGATACCCTGCGCTGGCAGCCAGGACAGGCCGCAACACATCCGGCGCTGGCCATGCTTGCCCCTTCCTGGCGTTGGGTGGGATATGTAGGGCGACTGTCTGACGAAAAGGCTCCCGAGCGGTTTGTGCAGATGGCCGCCCGCGTGGTCCGGGCCATGCCCGATGCCGGCTTTGTGCTGGCCGGGGACGGGCCGTGCCTGGACGCCTGCCGACGCCTGGCCGGCGAACTGGGATTGGGCGATCATGTGGTGTTGACGGGACGTCTGGAAGAAACGGCCATCCGCTGCCTGCTGGACCGGCTGACGCTGCTGGTGAATCCCTCCCGCACCGAAGGCCTGCCCAACAACGTGCTGGAGGCCATGGCCATGGCCGTGCCGGTGGTGGCCACGGCCGTGGGCGGCGTGCCGGATCTGGTGCAGGACGGGACCACGGGAGTCCTCATTCCCCCCACGCAGGACGACATCCCCGACGCCCTGGCCCGGGCGGTGCTGTCCTTGATGCGCGATCCCGACCTGCTCCGCCGCATGGGGCAGGCTGGCCGGGCACGGGTGGAACGCGAATTCTCCTTCCATGCCCGGGTGGAAACCATGACGGCACTCTATGAAACGCTGACGAGGCGAGCATGA
- a CDS encoding NAD(P)/FAD-dependent oxidoreductase: MRYVIIGNGVASIGAIEGIRANDPQGEILVVSEEAFPTYGRPLISYYLADKVAERHLPLRPDSFYTDHHVAMKLQSKVTAIDPVTQTLTTEHGESIAYDRLLLALGGAPYLPAIAGISGPGVFTFTQRGDVDALRTAVKQARRVVVVGAGLIALKAAEALAAMGKEVTLAVRSRLMRSYFDEHASELLKRHLEQKGLAFAQGHSPQALLRDENGVLTALETDKGQLPADVVIMAAGVRPQTDLAKTADINVGLGIQADDHMRTSALNIFAAGDCVEAAEMLSGSPVVMPIWPNAFNQGYNAGANMAGADLKYPGSLNMNSISYWGLPTTSVGMVNPPADQGYEVHLESDPARFAYRKLVFKDDRLVGCILLQDVDMAGFYTGFIRFRITLDAKAKDSLLQGRPSPLDWPEPLIQAELKYGGAYAAGELIA, encoded by the coding sequence ATGCGTTACGTCATCATCGGCAACGGCGTCGCCTCCATCGGCGCCATCGAAGGCATTCGCGCCAACGATCCGCAGGGAGAAATCCTCGTCGTCAGCGAAGAAGCCTTCCCCACTTACGGCAGGCCCCTTATTTCCTACTATCTTGCAGACAAGGTCGCCGAGCGCCACCTGCCCCTGCGGCCGGACAGCTTCTATACGGACCACCACGTGGCCATGAAGCTGCAAAGCAAGGTGACGGCCATCGACCCCGTAACCCAGACCCTGACCACCGAGCACGGCGAATCCATCGCCTACGATCGGCTGTTGCTGGCCCTGGGTGGCGCGCCGTACCTGCCCGCCATTGCCGGCATTTCCGGTCCGGGCGTGTTCACCTTCACCCAGCGTGGGGATGTGGACGCCCTGCGCACCGCCGTCAAACAGGCGCGGCGCGTGGTGGTGGTGGGTGCAGGGCTCATTGCCCTGAAGGCCGCCGAGGCCCTGGCCGCCATGGGCAAGGAAGTGACCCTGGCCGTGCGGTCCCGCCTCATGCGCAGCTATTTCGACGAACACGCCAGCGAGCTGCTCAAGCGTCACCTGGAGCAAAAAGGCCTTGCCTTTGCCCAGGGCCACTCGCCCCAGGCGCTGCTGCGCGACGAAAACGGCGTGCTCACCGCCCTGGAGACGGACAAAGGCCAGCTGCCGGCCGATGTGGTCATCATGGCTGCCGGCGTGCGGCCCCAGACCGATCTGGCCAAAACTGCCGACATCAACGTTGGCCTGGGCATTCAAGCGGACGACCACATGCGCACCTCGGCCCTGAACATCTTCGCCGCGGGCGATTGTGTGGAAGCGGCGGAAATGCTCTCCGGCTCCCCCGTGGTCATGCCCATCTGGCCCAACGCCTTCAACCAGGGCTACAACGCCGGCGCCAACATGGCCGGGGCAGACCTCAAGTACCCTGGCAGCCTGAACATGAACTCCATTTCCTATTGGGGCCTGCCCACCACCTCCGTGGGGATGGTCAATCCCCCGGCAGACCAGGGCTACGAAGTGCATCTGGAGTCCGACCCGGCCCGCTTCGCCTATCGCAAGCTCGTCTTCAAGGATGATCGCCTGGTGGGCTGCATCCTGCTGCAGGATGTGGACATGGCCGGCTTCTATACCGGCTTCATCCGCTTCCGCATCACCCTGGATGCCAAGGCCAAGGATTCCCTGCTGCAAGGCAGGCCGTCGCCCCTGGATTGGCCCGAGCCACTCATCCAGGCCGAACTCAAATACGGCGGTGCCTATGCCGCCGGCGAACTCATCGCCTAG
- a CDS encoding C40 family peptidase, with amino-acid sequence MMQSSSDLSLGASGKACPPLGPDGAQKVDGVCPPLPKEFLPKIMALSTPHFGTRYKYGGTGPGGFDCSGFTAYVYKQFGIKLPRGSYNQLPLGKPVAKGDLRPGDLLFFKISRRAVVTHVGIYIGNDQMVHASIQKGVTIDRVFGDNYYNRHYYGARRLPQVEAMALTASATK; translated from the coding sequence ATGATGCAGTCTTCAAGCGACCTTTCGCTTGGCGCTTCGGGCAAGGCCTGCCCCCCCCTGGGACCTGACGGGGCACAGAAAGTGGATGGCGTCTGCCCGCCGCTCCCCAAGGAATTTCTTCCCAAAATCATGGCCCTCTCCACGCCGCATTTTGGCACCCGGTACAAGTATGGCGGCACCGGCCCCGGCGGGTTCGATTGCTCCGGCTTCACCGCATACGTGTACAAGCAATTTGGCATCAAGCTGCCCCGCGGCAGCTACAATCAGCTTCCCCTGGGCAAGCCTGTGGCCAAGGGCGACCTGCGCCCCGGCGATCTGCTCTTCTTCAAAATTTCCCGCCGCGCCGTGGTGACCCATGTGGGCATTTACATCGGCAACGACCAGATGGTGCACGCTTCCATTCAGAAAGGCGTGACCATTGATCGCGTGTTTGGCGATAACTACTACAACAGGCACTATTACGGCGCGCGCCGGCTGCCGCAGGTGGAAGCCATGGCGCTGACGGCCTCGGCCACGAAATAG
- a CDS encoding DegQ family serine endoprotease has protein sequence MIRKPYIHLLLPLTILLLAALSSPPAMATTALPEFTTLAKRTGAAVVNISTVRRVETPDLQDFFRFRKPEGDNRMEEFWKQFEKFFKTPEGNRKDRSLGSGFIISPDGFIVTNNHVIKDADQIAVNLQGKDKESDSYNATVVGRDPETDLALLKIETTAPLPVLEFGDSDAMEVGQWVIAIGNPFGLDHTVTAGIVSAKGRTIGAGPFDDYVQTDASINPGNSGGPLLNMDGKVIGINTAIISSGQGIGFAIPSNMARRIIQDLKDNKKVQRGWLGVTIQDVDENSAKALGMQQAHGALISSVRPGDPGDKAGIKPGDVVLTINDRPVADAGELLKHVAALLPGEKAALQVWREGKTLPLSVTLGERPTSEEALLGEGEEEQAPEASEIGLSLRPLTKDEIKEQKLERGGLLVLEVDPESPAGEAGLRKGDIVLELNLKPVETLDAFAELMEKDAAKKGVAMLLVKRGKQTIFRTIPLDAAAQDAE, from the coding sequence ATGATTCGCAAGCCGTACATCCACCTGCTCCTGCCCCTGACAATCCTGCTGCTGGCCGCCCTGTCCTCCCCCCCGGCCATGGCCACAACGGCCCTGCCAGAGTTCACCACCCTGGCCAAACGCACGGGCGCAGCCGTGGTGAACATCTCCACCGTGCGCCGGGTGGAAACGCCAGACCTGCAGGACTTCTTCCGCTTCCGCAAGCCGGAAGGCGACAACCGCATGGAAGAATTCTGGAAGCAGTTCGAGAAATTCTTCAAAACCCCGGAAGGCAACCGCAAGGATCGCTCCCTGGGATCCGGCTTCATCATCTCGCCGGATGGCTTCATCGTCACCAACAATCACGTCATCAAGGATGCGGATCAGATTGCCGTGAACCTCCAGGGCAAGGACAAGGAATCCGATTCCTACAACGCCACCGTGGTGGGGCGCGATCCGGAAACCGACTTGGCGTTGCTGAAAATCGAGACCACCGCTCCCCTGCCGGTGCTGGAATTCGGCGATTCCGACGCCATGGAGGTGGGGCAATGGGTCATCGCCATCGGCAACCCCTTCGGCCTGGACCACACCGTGACGGCAGGCATCGTCTCTGCCAAGGGCCGCACCATCGGCGCCGGGCCCTTTGATGATTATGTCCAGACCGACGCCTCCATCAACCCCGGCAACTCCGGCGGCCCGCTGCTGAACATGGATGGCAAGGTCATCGGCATCAATACGGCCATCATCTCCTCCGGCCAGGGCATCGGCTTCGCCATTCCCAGCAACATGGCCCGGCGCATCATCCAGGATTTGAAGGACAATAAGAAGGTGCAGCGCGGCTGGCTGGGGGTGACCATCCAGGATGTGGACGAGAATTCCGCCAAGGCCCTGGGCATGCAGCAGGCCCACGGGGCGCTCATCAGCTCCGTGCGGCCCGGCGACCCTGGCGACAAGGCCGGCATCAAGCCCGGCGACGTGGTGCTGACCATCAACGACCGTCCCGTGGCCGACGCCGGCGAACTCCTCAAGCATGTGGCCGCCCTGCTCCCCGGTGAAAAGGCCGCCCTGCAGGTGTGGCGCGAGGGCAAGACCCTGCCCCTTTCCGTCACCCTTGGGGAACGGCCCACCTCGGAAGAAGCGCTGCTGGGCGAGGGCGAGGAAGAGCAAGCCCCCGAGGCTTCGGAAATCGGCCTTTCCCTGCGTCCGCTGACCAAGGACGAAATCAAGGAACAGAAACTGGAGCGCGGCGGGCTGCTGGTGCTGGAGGTGGATCCCGAATCCCCGGCCGGCGAGGCCGGCTTGCGCAAGGGCGACATTGTGCTGGAACTGAACCTCAAGCCCGTGGAAACCCTTGACGCCTTCGCCGAGCTCATGGAAAAGGACGCTGCAAAGAAAGGCGTGGCCATGCTGCTGGTGAAACGCGGCAAGCAAACGATCTTCCGCACCATTCCCCTGGATGCGGCAGCGCAGGACGCGGAATAG
- the hslU gene encoding ATP-dependent protease ATPase subunit HslU, producing the protein MHALTPRQIVAELDKFIIGQEKAKRMVAIALRNRWRRQQLPPALREEVAPKNIIMIGPTGVGKTEIARRLARLAGAPFFKVDATKFTEVGYVGRDVESMVRDLMEFGVAMVRKEEQERVKEKAAAAAEERLLDLLLPASGRSTDIPTATASISDVPAFAAPPAQAGDLSSTREKLRDLLRKGLLDDRDVEMEISVSGGGVEIMSIPGMQNMPGAEDMQSQFKDIFSKVFPAKRKRKKMKVKEAWEHVLQEEADRLIDMDKVTDIAKERVEESGILFIDEIDKIASSSHNKGGPDVSREGVQRDLLPIVEGTVVHTKYGHVRTDHILFIAAGAFHAAKPSDLAPELQGRFPLRVELSPLGQHEFYRILTEPENALTKQYTALLETERVRISFTEDALQELAACAQRANEETENIGARRLYTILEHLLADLSFEAPERAGEVIVIDRDTVRGKLMDVLEDRDLARYIL; encoded by the coding sequence ATGCATGCACTCACGCCGCGGCAGATTGTCGCGGAACTGGACAAGTTCATCATCGGTCAGGAAAAGGCCAAGCGCATGGTGGCCATCGCCCTGCGCAACCGCTGGCGGCGGCAGCAGCTGCCCCCGGCCCTGCGCGAAGAAGTGGCCCCCAAAAACATCATCATGATCGGCCCCACGGGCGTGGGCAAGACCGAAATCGCCCGTCGCCTGGCCCGGCTGGCCGGCGCACCGTTCTTCAAGGTAGACGCCACCAAATTCACCGAGGTGGGCTATGTGGGCCGCGATGTGGAAAGCATGGTCCGCGACCTCATGGAGTTCGGCGTGGCCATGGTCCGCAAGGAAGAGCAGGAACGGGTGAAGGAAAAGGCCGCCGCCGCCGCGGAAGAACGGCTGCTGGATCTGCTCCTGCCCGCCTCCGGCCGCAGCACGGACATCCCCACCGCCACCGCCTCCATCAGCGATGTGCCTGCTTTTGCCGCGCCACCGGCCCAGGCGGGGGACCTGTCCTCCACGCGGGAAAAGCTGCGCGATCTGCTGCGCAAGGGCCTCCTGGACGACCGCGACGTGGAGATGGAAATCTCCGTCTCCGGCGGCGGAGTGGAGATCATGTCCATCCCCGGCATGCAGAACATGCCCGGGGCCGAGGACATGCAAAGCCAGTTCAAGGACATCTTCTCCAAGGTCTTCCCTGCCAAGCGCAAGCGCAAGAAAATGAAGGTCAAGGAAGCCTGGGAACACGTGCTGCAGGAAGAGGCCGACCGCCTCATCGACATGGACAAGGTGACCGACATCGCCAAGGAACGCGTGGAGGAAAGCGGCATCCTGTTCATCGACGAGATCGACAAGATTGCCTCCTCCAGCCACAACAAGGGCGGGCCGGACGTCTCCCGCGAGGGCGTGCAGCGCGACCTGCTGCCCATCGTGGAAGGCACCGTGGTGCACACCAAGTACGGCCATGTGCGCACGGACCACATCCTGTTCATCGCCGCAGGCGCGTTTCACGCTGCCAAGCCCTCGGATCTGGCACCCGAACTCCAGGGCCGCTTCCCCCTGCGGGTGGAGCTCTCCCCCCTGGGACAGCACGAGTTCTATCGCATCCTCACGGAGCCGGAAAACGCCCTCACCAAGCAATACACCGCCCTGCTGGAGACGGAACGCGTGCGCATCTCCTTCACCGAGGACGCCCTGCAGGAGCTGGCCGCCTGCGCCCAGCGGGCCAACGAGGAGACGGAGAACATCGGCGCGCGCCGGCTGTACACCATCCTGGAGCATCTGCTGGCGGATCTTTCCTTCGAAGCGCCGGAACGCGCCGGTGAAGTGATTGTCATCGACCGCGACACCGTGCGCGGCAAACTCATGGACGTGTTGGAAGACCGTGACCTCGCACGCTACATCCTCTGA
- the argB gene encoding acetylglutamate kinase, with protein sequence MEKGARIARMLMESLPFIRQFHGQTLVIKYGGHAMKDEVLKSAFARSMVMLKYIGINPVVVHGGGPQIGQLLQKLCIPTTFREGLRVTDRATMDVVEMVLGGKVNKEIVSLLNLHGGKAVGLSGMDGWLLKVRRMELAVDRENAPPEIIDLGHVGEPVAVETALIRSVERDGFIPVIAPLGVDEEGKSYNVNADSAAGAIASAMKAKRLILLTDVPGILDKSGQLISSLTLSQAALAIADGTVSGGMIPKVKCCMEALDAGVEKAHIIDGRLENAVLLELFTTGGIGTEIVRTK encoded by the coding sequence ATGGAGAAAGGCGCCCGCATTGCGCGCATGCTGATGGAGTCCCTGCCCTTTATCCGGCAGTTCCACGGGCAGACGCTGGTCATCAAGTACGGCGGCCACGCCATGAAGGACGAGGTGCTCAAAAGCGCCTTTGCCCGCAGTATGGTGATGCTGAAGTATATCGGCATCAATCCTGTGGTGGTGCACGGCGGCGGCCCGCAAATCGGCCAGCTGCTGCAAAAACTCTGTATCCCCACCACCTTCCGCGAGGGCCTGCGCGTGACGGATCGCGCCACCATGGACGTGGTGGAAATGGTGCTGGGCGGCAAGGTGAACAAGGAAATCGTCAGCCTGCTGAACCTGCACGGCGGCAAGGCCGTGGGGCTTTCCGGCATGGACGGCTGGCTGCTCAAGGTCCGCCGCATGGAACTGGCCGTGGACCGCGAAAATGCGCCGCCGGAAATCATCGACCTCGGCCATGTGGGCGAGCCCGTGGCCGTGGAGACTGCCCTCATCCGCTCGGTGGAGCGCGACGGCTTCATTCCCGTCATCGCCCCGCTTGGGGTTGATGAGGAAGGCAAAAGCTACAACGTGAACGCGGATTCCGCCGCCGGGGCCATCGCCTCGGCCATGAAGGCCAAGCGGCTGATTTTGCTCACGGACGTTCCCGGCATCCTGGACAAGAGCGGCCAGCTCATTTCCAGCCTCACCCTGTCCCAGGCCGCCCTGGCCATTGCCGACGGCACCGTCTCCGGCGGAATGATTCCCAAGGTCAAATGCTGCATGGAAGCGCTGGATGCCGGCGTGGAAAAGGCGCACATCATCGATGGCCGGCTGGAAAACGCCGTGCTGCTGGAACTCTTCACCACCGGCGGCATCGGCACGGAAATCGTGCGCACAAAATAA
- a CDS encoding polysaccharide lyase family 8 super-sandwich domain-containing protein: MRQQVFRTCLAVVLVLAWAALAVAGDADVAVVREQVRRAILEEEGTTAAKDVEWMVRNLSAMGRWPDVDYQDVSAARWKPRAHMERLLAMAGAWAAPAGPFKGSPAVLDACRRALDFWLAKDFQSKNWWYNELSIPRRMGSVLLLLESQLDAEQRRKGLGIVGRGWAGLKHEAWEANLNQVDRASVRILQGCLEHNPHMLAEAFASVTFTLGQDPAEARKSGGIQPDLSFQMHGPQLYTGGYGLIYPATILEIARFARGTQWALTSAQLEHLTGYMLDHQRWVVRGPWLDPATLGRNISRPDADNAGLLDRALELLAGFNPPRLAEAAAFREEIKAPGRGGPAGNRYFWNSEYMVHRRPGVLATVRMVSTRTRGTESGNGENLKGEHLSQGSFFLLRRGDDYAGLFPAWDWRMVPGVTALQAPPPFAQYTWGRGSEGESDFAGGVSDGEHGAAAMDFRYKGLTARKSWMFFDDLAVLLGAGIGHAGGPVYSTMDQRRLTGPAASGAGPGGQPLPKDLTMAAPARWIWNGGVGWLSLEEAPLQVQAAVQEGDWQDINTSLESRRVREPVLSIWKDHGVSPRDHTYAVLVGLAHDEAAFRSLTGAPPVQVLANTPALQAASHPKKGLTAAVFYQPGSLTVRQGLTVTVEQPCLVLLREDAQTLAVSVANPRSAAMTASLRCSMPLTGEGATPDADGVRLEIPLPAAEQAGRTRTVVYRK, encoded by the coding sequence ATGCGTCAACAAGTGTTCCGGACCTGCCTTGCCGTGGTGCTGGTGCTGGCCTGGGCCGCCCTGGCCGTGGCTGGCGATGCGGATGTGGCCGTGGTGCGGGAGCAGGTGCGCCGGGCCATTCTGGAGGAGGAGGGCACGACCGCGGCCAAGGATGTGGAGTGGATGGTCAGGAACCTGAGCGCCATGGGCCGCTGGCCGGATGTGGACTATCAGGACGTCAGCGCGGCGCGGTGGAAACCCCGGGCGCACATGGAACGGCTGCTGGCCATGGCCGGCGCCTGGGCCGCCCCTGCCGGGCCGTTCAAGGGCAGTCCCGCGGTGCTGGATGCCTGCCGCCGGGCCCTGGATTTCTGGCTGGCCAAGGATTTTCAGTCCAAGAACTGGTGGTACAACGAACTGTCCATCCCCAGGCGCATGGGCTCGGTGCTGCTGCTGCTGGAATCCCAGCTGGATGCCGAACAGCGGCGCAAGGGGCTGGGCATCGTGGGCCGGGGCTGGGCCGGACTGAAGCATGAAGCCTGGGAGGCCAACCTGAACCAGGTGGACAGGGCCTCCGTCCGCATTCTGCAAGGATGTCTGGAACACAATCCGCACATGCTTGCCGAGGCCTTCGCCTCCGTCACCTTCACCCTGGGGCAGGACCCTGCCGAGGCCCGCAAGTCCGGCGGCATTCAGCCAGATCTGAGCTTTCAGATGCATGGCCCGCAGCTCTATACCGGCGGTTACGGGCTCATCTATCCGGCCACCATCCTGGAAATCGCCCGCTTTGCCCGGGGCACGCAATGGGCGCTCACCTCGGCCCAGCTGGAACACCTGACGGGCTACATGCTGGATCATCAACGCTGGGTGGTGCGTGGCCCGTGGCTGGATCCGGCCACCCTGGGGCGCAACATCTCGCGGCCCGATGCAGACAACGCCGGCCTGCTGGATCGGGCGCTGGAACTGCTGGCCGGCTTCAATCCCCCGCGGCTGGCCGAAGCCGCCGCCTTTCGCGAGGAGATCAAGGCCCCGGGCCGGGGCGGTCCTGCCGGGAATCGCTACTTCTGGAACTCCGAATACATGGTCCATCGCCGGCCCGGCGTGCTCGCCACGGTACGGATGGTCTCCACCCGCACCCGCGGCACGGAAAGCGGCAACGGCGAGAATCTTAAGGGCGAGCACCTCTCCCAGGGGTCCTTTTTCCTGCTGCGTCGGGGGGATGACTATGCCGGTCTGTTCCCGGCCTGGGACTGGCGCATGGTGCCCGGGGTGACGGCCCTGCAGGCGCCGCCGCCCTTTGCCCAGTACACCTGGGGCCGCGGCTCGGAAGGCGAGAGCGACTTTGCCGGCGGCGTCAGCGATGGCGAACACGGCGCGGCAGCCATGGACTTTCGATACAAGGGCCTCACGGCCCGCAAAAGCTGGATGTTTTTTGACGACCTGGCCGTGCTCCTGGGCGCAGGCATCGGCCACGCCGGCGGGCCGGTGTATTCCACCATGGATCAGCGCCGCCTGACAGGACCGGCCGCAAGCGGCGCAGGACCGGGCGGCCAGCCCCTGCCCAAGGATTTGACCATGGCCGCGCCCGCCCGCTGGATCTGGAATGGCGGCGTCGGCTGGCTGTCTTTGGAGGAAGCGCCCCTGCAGGTACAGGCGGCGGTGCAGGAAGGTGACTGGCAGGACATCAACACCAGTCTGGAATCCCGCCGCGTGCGCGAGCCGGTGTTGAGCATCTGGAAGGATCACGGCGTCTCCCCCAGGGATCATACGTATGCTGTGCTGGTGGGGTTGGCGCATGACGAAGCCGCCTTCCGCAGCCTGACCGGTGCGCCGCCGGTGCAGGTGCTGGCCAATACGCCGGCCCTGCAGGCTGCGTCGCATCCGAAAAAAGGACTCACCGCCGCCGTGTTCTATCAGCCGGGCAGCCTGACCGTGCGTCAGGGGCTGACCGTCACCGTGGAGCAGCCGTGCCTGGTGTTACTTCGGGAGGATGCCCAGACCCTGGCCGTGAGCGTGGCCAATCCGCGCAGTGCCGCCATGACGGCCAGCCTGCGCTGCTCCATGCCGCTGACGGGGGAGGGCGCCACGCCGGATGCCGATGGCGTCCGCCTGGAGATTCCTTTGCCGGCTGCGGAACAGGCCGGCCGCACGCGCACGGTGGTGTATCGCAAGTGA
- a CDS encoding Uma2 family endonuclease: protein MGLPARIIDEYTYADYAAWPEEQRYELLDGEAVRMAAAPTVRHQRLVRTLLVLLDRQLEDSPCESLLAPTAVLLDAPLLGRDLARTVVEPDLLVICDADKIKPHGVEGAPDLVVEVLSPSTLLRDTQTKFALYDRFGVAEYWIVDPEGALLHQFVRQTADPDAVADPAPAPPSLMHVRTWTATEMLESAAVPGLTIPLHKVFAG from the coding sequence ATGGGACTCCCGGCCCGCATCATCGATGAATACACGTACGCGGACTATGCCGCCTGGCCCGAGGAGCAGCGCTACGAGCTCCTGGACGGCGAGGCCGTGCGCATGGCCGCAGCGCCTACGGTCAGGCACCAGCGGCTTGTCCGGACGCTGCTGGTGTTGTTGGACAGACAGTTGGAAGACTCACCTTGCGAATCCTTGCTGGCCCCCACGGCCGTGCTGCTGGATGCCCCGCTCCTGGGTCGGGATCTGGCCCGTACCGTGGTGGAGCCGGATTTGCTGGTGATCTGCGATGCCGACAAGATCAAGCCCCATGGCGTGGAAGGTGCGCCGGATCTGGTGGTGGAGGTGTTGTCCCCTTCCACACTGCTGCGGGACACGCAAACCAAGTTCGCCCTGTACGACCGCTTCGGGGTGGCGGAATACTGGATTGTGGACCCGGAAGGCGCGCTGCTGCACCAGTTCGTGCGTCAGACGGCCGATCCGGACGCCGTCGCCGATCCCGCGCCCGCACCGCCGAGTTTGATGCACGTGCGGACCTGGACCGCCACCGAAATGCTGGAGAGCGCGGCCGTGCCGGGACTGACCATCCCCTTGCACAAGGTGTTTGCCGGCTGA